The Candidatus Eisenbacteria bacterium DNA segment TGCCCGTCGCAAGCGCGCCCGCGAGCGTCTGCCGTCCGTGGTTACCGCAATACCGGAGTGCGTAGCCGCGCTCATCGAGGTAGGCGCAGATCTCGTCGAGCGTGATCCCGGCCTCGCAGGTGATCGTGCTGCGATCCGGATCGAGCTCGAGGACCCGGTTCATCTTCGCGATCGAGATCATCGATGTACGCGAGAAGAAAATGTCATTGTACGAGTGCCGTTGCCCGACTATACGCACGTTGATCCCGTCGTCGGCGGCCTTGCGTACGAGCGCAGCAAGCTCTTCGACGTTCGCCGGCTGCCCAACCGCCGGCCCGAACGCGCGCCAGGTGCGCGCGTGGTTGGTGATCATCGCGCATGGCGCCGCGTCGGGGAGGACGGGCCGCAGGGCGGCGACCGACTCGCGCCACAGCGCCTCGGCGTGCGCCTCGTCGCGGCACCGGCCGCCCGGCGTCGCCGCGCGGCCGCGATCCCAGTACACGGACGTCGCCTCCGGCATTTCGATCACACGGATGATCTCGAGTGCCGCTTCCTCGGGTGTACGAACTCGCGACCACGCCCTCTCGATCCACGCGGAGGTCCTACCCTTGTGGCGGTGGATCTCCGTGTCAATGTAACCGGGTGAGATGATCTGGACGCGAAGGTCCGGATGAAGCTCCTGAAGCCGCAGGAAGAAGGTGATCGCGGCTTCCTTGGACTTAGCGTAGCGTTGGGAGAATCCGAGGAGCGGCCCGGCAGGGATCGCGGCGAGGCGGTGGGCCTCGCTCGCGACGTACACGATCTGCTTGAGCGCCGACGATCGACACCGGTCCAGGAGCAGGTGCGTCAAGAGGAAGTTCGATAAGTAGTTCACCTGCCAGTGCAGCTCGTGACCGTCACGGGTGATCACCCTCCTCCACGGGATGTGAACGCCCGCGTTGAGGACGAGCACGTCGATCGACCTACCCGAGGCGAGGATTCCAGCCGCGAACTCGCTGACCGACGCATGCGAAGCGAGATCGAGCGGGCGATGCAGCAGATCGCCGTCGACCTTGCGGCGCGAGCCAACGAGGACCGTGGTGCCGCGAGTCGCGAGCTCCGTCGACAGAGCGCGACCGATGCCGCTGCTCCCTCCGGTGAGAACGGCGAATCGCCCCTGTAGCGTGGTCCCCGCCTGCGCCTCCGCTTGAGGCACGACTCCC contains these protein-coding regions:
- a CDS encoding SDR family NAD(P)-dependent oxidoreductase, with protein sequence MTGVVPQAEAQAGTTLQGRFAVLTGGSSGIGRALSTELATRGTTVLVGSRRKVDGDLLHRPLDLASHASVSEFAAGILASGRSIDVLVLNAGVHIPWRRVITRDGHELHWQVNYLSNFLLTHLLLDRCRSSALKQIVYVASEAHRLAAIPAGPLLGFSQRYAKSKEAAITFFLRLQELHPDLRVQIISPGYIDTEIHRHKGRTSAWIERAWSRVRTPEEAALEIIRVIEMPEATSVYWDRGRAATPGGRCRDEAHAEALWRESVAALRPVLPDAAPCAMITNHARTWRAFGPAVGQPANVEELAALVRKAADDGINVRIVGQRHSYNDIFFSRTSMISIAKMNRVLELDPDRSTITCEAGITLDEICAYLDERGYALRYCGNHGRQTLAGALATGTHGYGRDGGLMSELVTAVTMVRADGQLVRVSAEHDLRALRLGLGTLGVVVEVTLAVDRSVPCVYRVASMPRQELIARLSELASSHEYLRYWPHPFDDAAMLYLTIDRTTGERVTTGPVRYMGARASGLEWLGLPWLRMPAVRRLLGRALSISHHELSVVVPFSTSLFVRDGVIQRQRHEILGQIGRRAFDRNGWLNMELAIPRDRYPEFAQLYEESLPRMSGLIPARPYYACRVVGAAQSVLLGPNFDRDVVFVDIHADPRARSSDPFLRAVEGESIRALSARPHWGKQFFAECDAIRSAYPTSNIEDFLAAKNRFDPGGVFSNDYSRRVLGV